A single region of the Pseudomonadota bacterium genome encodes:
- a CDS encoding phytanoyl-CoA dioxygenase family protein — translation MVHRIRSQDILRDGFTVIPDVVPRSLIEPAIDAICAWGNFDLDDPNTWYSNAPENTGIVPLHHGQALWDIRQCPSLYEAFVEIWGDRSLRVSMDRCCFRPPWRSGEAGVGQGNIHWDADPLGGDPGWVQGTVYLTDVGPDAGGFQCAPPVFRDLDAWLNDHGDTLDRDQPPIGNEDIVQVEGKAGDVVVWHPLLPHGPAPNHTARPRLSFFVKMDPMPSDRTEVEDRYEDAVSWWREKRAPPWWRDLPGQQDPEPGPVADLSPLGRKLIGLDDWG, via the coding sequence ATGGTTCACCGTATTCGCTCGCAGGATATCCTGAGAGACGGTTTTACGGTCATCCCCGATGTTGTTCCACGATCCCTGATCGAGCCTGCCATCGATGCCATATGCGCGTGGGGTAACTTCGACCTCGACGATCCGAATACATGGTACAGCAACGCGCCAGAGAACACCGGCATTGTACCGTTGCATCATGGGCAGGCGCTCTGGGATATCCGCCAGTGCCCATCGCTATATGAGGCGTTTGTCGAGATCTGGGGCGATCGCAGCCTTCGCGTCAGCATGGACCGTTGTTGTTTTCGCCCGCCCTGGCGCTCCGGTGAGGCAGGCGTCGGTCAAGGCAACATTCACTGGGACGCCGATCCCTTGGGCGGTGACCCGGGATGGGTACAGGGCACCGTCTATCTGACCGATGTCGGCCCGGACGCCGGCGGGTTTCAGTGTGCGCCGCCGGTGTTCCGCGACCTCGACGCCTGGCTGAACGACCACGGCGATACGCTCGACCGCGATCAGCCGCCGATCGGTAACGAGGACATCGTGCAGGTCGAAGGCAAGGCCGGAGACGTTGTCGTCTGGCATCCCCTGTTGCCGCACGGTCCGGCGCCCAACCATACAGCGCGACCACGGCTGTCGTTCTTCGTGAAGATGGACCCGATGCCGAGTGATCGGACTGAGGTCGAGGACCGATACGAGGACGCGGTGTCATGGTGGCGAGAGAAACGGGCGCCGCCCTGGTGGCGTGACCTGCCAGGGCAACAGGACCCTGAACCGGGCCCGGTGGCCGATCTGAGCCCCCTGGGACGCAAGCTGATCGGACTGGATGACTGGGGTTGA
- a CDS encoding alcohol dehydrogenase family protein, whose translation MAAVLLMGHGGFDMLDYRTDVPVPKPGDGEVLIRVRAAGINNTDINTRTAWYSKAVTTDTNAGGAAGFSAASDDDGSWAGVPLTFPRIQGADCCGTIAAVGTGVDAARLGERVIVRNMLRTPVEYRPFECWTFGSECDGGFAQFAVAPSGESHRVDCDWSDAELASIPCAYSTAEGMLHRTGVKDEQVLITGASGGVGSAAVQLCKRRGAEVWAVCGGAKADEVRALGADHIVERGSDLVAALGRESVDVVVDLVAGGDWPSLLDVLRRGGRYTTAGAIAGPIVELDVRTLYLKDLSFFGCTFQDDVVFENLVGYIERGEIRPVVAKTYPLEDIVEAQRDFLDKRHTGKLVLIPPA comes from the coding sequence ATGGCTGCCGTCTTGCTGATGGGTCACGGCGGTTTTGACATGCTGGACTATCGCACGGACGTGCCGGTGCCGAAGCCCGGCGACGGCGAGGTGCTGATCCGGGTTCGCGCCGCCGGCATCAACAACACCGACATCAACACGCGAACCGCCTGGTACTCGAAGGCCGTCACGACCGACACCAATGCCGGCGGCGCGGCCGGTTTCTCGGCGGCGTCGGACGATGACGGCAGTTGGGCCGGTGTGCCCCTGACGTTCCCGCGCATCCAGGGCGCCGATTGCTGTGGCACCATCGCCGCGGTCGGCACGGGTGTCGACGCCGCGCGGCTTGGCGAACGGGTCATCGTGCGCAACATGCTGCGCACGCCGGTCGAATACCGCCCGTTCGAATGCTGGACCTTCGGCTCGGAGTGCGACGGTGGCTTTGCGCAATTCGCGGTGGCGCCGTCGGGCGAGAGCCATCGGGTCGACTGCGATTGGTCGGACGCGGAGCTGGCTTCGATTCCATGCGCCTATTCAACCGCCGAAGGCATGTTGCACCGCACAGGGGTCAAGGACGAACAGGTGTTGATCACCGGCGCGTCCGGCGGCGTCGGCTCGGCGGCGGTGCAGCTTTGCAAGCGCCGTGGCGCGGAGGTCTGGGCTGTCTGCGGCGGCGCCAAGGCGGACGAGGTGAGGGCCCTGGGCGCCGACCACATCGTCGAGCGCGGATCGGATCTGGTCGCGGCGCTGGGCCGGGAGTCCGTCGACGTGGTGGTCGACCTGGTCGCCGGCGGCGACTGGCCGAGCCTGCTGGACGTGTTGCGGCGCGGCGGACGTTACACGACGGCGGGCGCCATCGCGGGCCCGATTGTCGAACTGGACGTGCGCACGCTCTATCTGAAGGACCTCAGCTTCTTCGGCTGCACCTTTCAGGACGATGTCGTGTTCGAGAACCTCGTCGGCTACATCGAACGCGGTGAGATTCGGCCGGTGGTCGCCAAGACATATCCGCTTGAAGACATCGTCGAGGCGCAACGCGACTTCCTGGATAAGAGACACACGGGCAAGCTGGTCCTGATCCCGCCCGCGTAG
- a CDS encoding cation:dicarboxylase symporter family transporter produces MTTDSSGYAKRLPLWVVIGAVAGIAVGVFFGDRVEMLNPIGETYVRLMEIVVFPYIICSLLHGLGRLAPDTAWRLFRCGWHVFVLVWGSTFLLIFVLSFAIPEVPPANFIDASQPQQSLGLLEQLIPANPFLALVRNYVPAIVVFSVIYGIAIQRVDNKDSFLQILDLIRNASVTIWGWVVLLAPFGVFALFAKAAGTLDTTSLSDLSLYLIIMIAGTVLLAFWVLPSLMVALCPIRSRSVIRDLQNGLLIAVVTSLSVAALPFIQQAAEKMCDRHEIKDKNRGEIIKTTLAISYPLAQLGNFFIWLFILFSAYYYRIPLTEGKEIALPFITFLSGFGSPTTSVDSVDFLASWVRFPTEATELYVSMMTITRYGQVVASVMGFAFVTFLVTLSYYGMLKLRLSRLIWSLTITVGVLAVIVAGGRYIQDNLVGQETPSYLGYTLDSSLTAGVTVLNESESASSDEPGDSDQADSDQADSDQADSDQADGTTALSRIQKSGVMTVGYNSNIIPFSYRNSSGDLVGFDIAYVYRLAQDLNVKLKLVPFEWQKLADDLENNRFDLAVSGIYVNDDRLQRFSVTEPYMQSPVALIVKSDQVDNFLTRDSIRAQDNLVIGVFDDPILIPLARRLFPNAQVKVVSDYDELPKHPEIGAAIWTLEQAKAWTAHRNDYTAVVPDNVGSPFLIAYLLPANSSELTQFLNYWMRLQRASGFHDRMVHHWIEGKPDVSQESRWNILDDVLGWGDERR; encoded by the coding sequence GTGACGACGGATTCATCAGGTTACGCGAAGCGGCTGCCGCTGTGGGTGGTGATTGGCGCGGTGGCCGGTATCGCGGTCGGCGTTTTCTTTGGCGATCGCGTCGAGATGCTGAACCCCATCGGCGAGACCTATGTCCGGCTGATGGAGATTGTCGTCTTTCCCTACATCATCTGCTCGCTGCTGCACGGTTTGGGCAGACTGGCGCCGGATACCGCGTGGCGGCTGTTCCGCTGTGGTTGGCATGTCTTTGTCCTGGTGTGGGGCAGCACCTTCTTGTTGATCTTCGTGCTGTCCTTCGCGATTCCCGAGGTGCCGCCGGCCAACTTCATCGATGCCAGCCAGCCGCAGCAAAGCCTGGGCCTGCTGGAGCAACTGATCCCGGCCAATCCGTTCCTGGCCCTGGTGCGCAACTACGTGCCGGCGATTGTCGTGTTCTCTGTCATCTACGGCATCGCCATCCAGCGCGTCGACAACAAGGACTCGTTCCTGCAGATCCTGGATCTGATCCGCAACGCCAGCGTAACGATCTGGGGTTGGGTGGTGTTGCTGGCGCCGTTCGGTGTGTTCGCGCTGTTCGCCAAGGCGGCGGGCACGCTGGATACGACCTCGCTCAGCGACTTGTCGCTCTATCTGATCATCATGATCGCCGGCACCGTGCTGCTGGCCTTTTGGGTGCTGCCGTCGCTGATGGTGGCGCTGTGTCCTATAAGGTCACGCTCGGTCATTCGCGATCTGCAGAACGGCCTGCTGATCGCGGTGGTCACCAGTCTGTCGGTGGCGGCGCTGCCATTTATCCAGCAGGCGGCGGAGAAGATGTGCGACCGCCACGAGATCAAGGACAAGAACCGCGGCGAAATCATCAAGACAACGCTGGCCATCAGCTACCCGCTGGCACAACTGGGTAACTTCTTCATCTGGCTGTTCATTCTGTTCAGCGCCTACTATTACCGCATACCGCTGACCGAGGGTAAGGAGATCGCCTTACCCTTCATCACCTTCCTGTCGGGCTTCGGCTCACCGACGACCTCTGTTGATTCGGTCGACTTCCTGGCCAGTTGGGTGCGGTTCCCGACCGAGGCGACGGAACTCTATGTCAGCATGATGACGATCACGCGCTACGGACAGGTCGTCGCGTCGGTCATGGGCTTCGCCTTCGTCACCTTCCTGGTGACGTTGAGCTATTACGGCATGCTGAAGCTTAGGCTGAGCCGCCTGATCTGGTCGCTCACCATCACAGTCGGCGTGCTTGCCGTCATCGTCGCGGGCGGGCGCTATATCCAAGACAACCTGGTTGGTCAGGAGACGCCATCCTATCTGGGCTACACGCTTGATTCATCGTTGACCGCCGGCGTAACGGTGCTCAACGAGTCGGAGAGTGCATCAAGCGATGAGCCCGGGGACAGCGATCAGGCGGACAGTGACCAGGCGGACAGCGACCAGGCGGACAGTGACCAGGCGGACGGCACGACCGCTCTGAGCCGTATTCAGAAGAGCGGCGTCATGACGGTCGGTTACAATTCCAACATCATCCCATTCAGCTACCGCAACAGCAGCGGCGATCTGGTTGGCTTTGATATCGCCTATGTCTACCGGCTGGCCCAGGACCTGAACGTCAAGCTGAAGCTGGTACCGTTCGAATGGCAGAAGCTGGCCGATGATCTGGAAAACAACAGGTTCGATCTTGCGGTATCCGGTATCTACGTCAACGACGACCGCCTGCAGCGTTTTTCGGTGACCGAGCCCTATATGCAGAGCCCCGTCGCCTTGATCGTGAAATCCGATCAGGTCGACAACTTCCTGACGCGCGATTCCATACGCGCGCAGGATAATCTGGTGATAGGCGTGTTTGACGATCCGATCCTGATCCCACTCGCCAGGCGCTTGTTCCCCAATGCGCAGGTCAAGGTCGTCAGCGATTATGACGAGCTGCCCAAACATCCGGAGATCGGCGCGGCGATCTGGACGTTGGAACAGGCCAAGGCCTGGACGGCGCACCGGAACGATTACACCGCCGTCGTACCGGACAACGTCGGCAGTCCGTTCCTGATCGCCTATCTATTGCCGGCAAACTCCTCGGAGCTGACCCAGTTCTTGAACTATTGGATGCGCCTGCAGCGCGCCAGCGGCTTCCACGACCGCATGGTCCATCACTGGATCGAAGGCAAGCCCGATGTTTCCCAGGAATCGCGTTGGAACATCCTGGACGACGTGCTGGGCTGGGGCGATGAGAGGCGGTGA
- a CDS encoding sodium:proton antiporter encodes MTVGLLVVMLVTAVFALVAKRLSTTVITAPMVFLALGYLASLTGLLPHEEIVHALHLVAEIALVVLLFLDAAQMDVMAFRKRHVWPVRMLAIGLPLTIALGTLAAFPFLDGWPLVGVALVAAILAPTDAALGQAVVTNPLVPERVRRALTVESGLNDGLALPAVLLFASLAAEAMDSEQTSWLVFAAKQLILGPVAGLVIGLTGAKLLLLAKDRNLTSTIYEGIAALALAFACYLAANAIGGNGFIAAFTGGLTFGAIVQGRCKFVYEFTESEGQMLAWAAFFLLGLALVPDAIQQLTWSSLAIILISLFIVRPLAIWLSLIGTDAAPVTRLFFGWFGPRGLATALFALLILEQITDALSAPVLALAINAVWISALLHGLSAMPAAKRYAKVIAAMGPCAETQAMDKSDSPLAPRDP; translated from the coding sequence ATGACGGTCGGTCTGCTTGTGGTAATGCTGGTGACCGCTGTCTTCGCCCTGGTGGCCAAGCGGCTGTCGACGACGGTGATTACCGCGCCCATGGTGTTTCTGGCGCTGGGCTATCTGGCCTCGCTGACGGGTCTACTGCCGCACGAGGAAATCGTGCATGCCCTGCATCTGGTGGCCGAGATCGCCCTTGTCGTGCTGCTGTTCCTGGACGCCGCCCAGATGGACGTCATGGCGTTTCGCAAGCGACACGTCTGGCCCGTGCGCATGCTGGCGATCGGCCTGCCGCTCACCATCGCGCTGGGTACGCTCGCGGCATTTCCCTTCCTCGACGGCTGGCCTCTGGTCGGCGTGGCGCTGGTCGCCGCGATCCTGGCGCCGACCGATGCAGCGCTCGGCCAGGCCGTCGTCACCAATCCCCTGGTGCCCGAACGGGTTCGGCGCGCGCTGACCGTCGAGAGCGGCCTCAACGACGGCCTCGCGCTGCCCGCCGTCCTTCTGTTCGCGAGCCTCGCTGCCGAAGCCATGGACAGCGAACAAACAAGCTGGCTGGTCTTCGCCGCCAAACAACTGATCCTCGGCCCCGTCGCCGGTCTGGTTATCGGCCTTACGGGCGCCAAGCTGCTGCTTTTGGCGAAGGACCGCAATCTGACCTCGACCATCTACGAAGGCATCGCCGCACTGGCGCTCGCCTTCGCCTGCTACCTCGCCGCCAATGCGATTGGCGGCAACGGGTTCATCGCCGCCTTTACCGGCGGCCTGACCTTCGGCGCGATCGTCCAGGGCCGTTGCAAGTTCGTCTACGAGTTCACCGAGAGCGAAGGCCAGATGCTGGCCTGGGCCGCGTTCTTCCTGCTCGGCTTGGCGCTGGTGCCCGACGCGATCCAGCAGCTCACCTGGTCGAGCCTCGCGATCATCCTGATCAGCCTATTCATCGTGCGACCCCTGGCGATCTGGCTCTCGCTGATCGGCACCGATGCCGCACCCGTCACCCGTCTCTTCTTCGGCTGGTTCGGTCCGCGCGGCTTGGCGACGGCACTTTTCGCGCTCCTCATCCTGGAGCAGATTACCGATGCGCTCTCCGCACCCGTCTTGGCGCTTGCGATCAACGCTGTGTGGATCAGCGCACTGCTGCACGGTCTTTCCGCCATGCCCGCGGCAAAACGCTACGCCAAGGTCATTGCAGCCATGGGCCCCTGCGCTGAAACGCAGGCTATGGACAAATCCGACAGTCCTCTTGCCCCCCGAGACCCCTGA